Proteins encoded in a region of the Tripterygium wilfordii isolate XIE 37 chromosome 21, ASM1340144v1, whole genome shotgun sequence genome:
- the LOC119988828 gene encoding uncharacterized protein LOC119988828 isoform X2, producing MADNPKLEMSDSYDSCGSENKIGAQKISVLDHVNGFQYASADKSDSFVIDMESFCHGTNKDSAPNSRITRNLSRKGSMRSSDKKINANFNTNKCSNDRDTAIAALSPKGSCMTERPPTVVAVGTTDHSNNPQIHHQITITTPTTESRFPLGRNSFKRSTPSRILDPKRVLLIFATLSSMGTILLIYFTLSISKIGADDNVDLLQ from the exons ATGGCGGATAATCCAAAGCTG GAGATGAGTGATTCCTATGATTCTTGTGGATCAGAGAACAAAATTGGTGCCCAGAAAATCTCTGTTTTGGATCATGTGAATGGATTTCAATACGCATCGGCCGATAAATCTGATAGCTTTGTGATCGACATGGAAAGCTTTTGCCATGGAACCAACAAAGATTCCGCCCCAAATTCCAGAATCACA AGGAACCTGTCCAGGAAAGGATCAATGCGGAGCAGCGACAAGAAGATCAACGCCAATTTCAATACAAACAAATGTTCAAACGATAGAGACACCGCCATTGCTGCTCTCTCACCCAAAG GGTCTTGCATGACTGAAAGACCCCCAACGGTGGTGGCGGTAGGGACCACTGATCATTCCAACAACCCACAAATTCATCATCAGATAACCATCACCACCCCCACCACCGAAAGCAGATTTCCCCTCGGGAGAAACAGTTTCAAGCGTTCGACGCCTTCGCGGATCCTCGATCCCAAAAGGGTTCTCCTAATATTTGCAACCTT GTCAAGCATGGGAACAATTTTGCTGATATACTTCACCCTTTCGATAAGCAAGATCGGCGCAGACGACAATGTTGACTTGCTGCAGTGA
- the LOC119988832 gene encoding actin-related protein 2/3 complex subunit 3-like isoform X1, whose protein sequence is MVYHSSFIDVEGVDKACGCPLLPLKSHIKGPAPVSDEDRTDIVDEAITFFRANVFFRNFDIKSPADKLLIYLTFYINVALKRLEGCRTLAEGTKAIINLGLEKVPVPGEPVFPFPGLFPIAQSRQEAELFRNYLKQTREETSGRLLSVAYRPNGTPNKWWLAFAKRKFMNIIVP, encoded by the exons ATG GTTTATCACTCTagttttattgatgtggaaGGAGTTGACAAAGCTTGTGGGTGCCCGCTACTTCCTTTGAAAAGCCATATAAAGGGTCCTGCTCCAGTTTCAGATGAAG ATAGAACTGACATTGTTGATGAGGCAATTACATTCTTTCGAGCCAATGTCTTCTTCAGAAACTTTGATATTAAGAGTCCAGCTGATAAGCTCCTTATTTACCTAACATTCTACATCAATGTTGCTTTGAAGAGGCTTGAGGGCTGCAGAACTTTGGCTGAAGGGACCAAGGCAATCATTAACTTGGGTTTGGAGAAGGTTCCTGTTCCCGGAGAACCTGTATTTCCTTTTCCAGGTCTTTTCCCCATCGCTCAATCTCGGCAGGAAGCAG AGTTATTTAGAAACTATCTGAAGCAGACAAGGGAGGAAACAAGTGGAAGACTGTTGAGTGTTGCGTACAGACCGAATGGAACTCCAAATAAATGGTGGTTGGCATTTGCCAAGAGGAAATTCATGAATATCATTGTGCCTTGA
- the LOC119988835 gene encoding putative receptor-like protein kinase At4g00960 translates to MVICSGYMAPEYFTKGRYSTKSDVYSFGVMVLEVVSGQKIGYFRVGEDVVDLKTYAWQSWNQGAAMDLIDPTLGGPTSKMMRCIHIGLLCVQENAANRPTMATVVLMLNSCSYIPPAPSRPGFFVHGSNESNRRDRECSHQSVNEASITEPYPR, encoded by the exons ATGGTTATATGTAGTGGATATATGGCTCCAGAGTACTTCACAAAAGGGCGCTACTCAACAAAATCAGATGTGTATAGCTTTGGTGTGATGGTACTGGAAGTAGTCAGTGGCCAAAAGATTGGATATTTCCGTGTCGGGGAGGATGTTGTAGACCTTAAAACTTAT GCATGGCAAAGCTGGAATCAGGGGGCTGCTATGGATCTGATTGATCCCACATTAGGTGGACCAACAAGTAAAATGATGAGATGTATACACATTGGGTTACTATGTGTTCAAGAAAatgcagccaacagaccaaccATGGCCACAGTTGTTCTAATGCTTAATAGCTGCTCCTATATCCCTCCAGCACCCTCACGGCCAGGCTTTTTTGTGCATGGTAGCAATGAATCCAACAGAAGGGACCGTGAATGCTCGCATCAGTCAGTCAATGAGGCTTCCATTACAGAGCCTTATCCCAGATAG
- the LOC119988834 gene encoding uncharacterized protein LOC119988834: MENKSGVTTKIWLDPWIPGQADFKPIVRSDVLLLQNEATVDSLLLTNPLRWNIPLLGSWFEPGTVRNILKIHLPASPSDDRWVWTLSHSGSYSVKIAYHSLNSAAIIAPSLSPLSSANWNKIWQLKVHARFQLLLWKSLWNMLPTRGMGLLVGLLWS, encoded by the exons ATGGAGAACAAATCTGGTGTGACAACAAAAATTTGGCTAGATCCTTGGATTCCTGGGCAGGCTGATTTCAAACCAATTGTTCGGTCTGATGTTCTTCTTTTACAGAATGAGGCTACAGTGGATTCTTTGTTATTGACTAATCCTCTTAGATGGAATATTCCCCTTCTGGGAAGTTGGTTTGAACCTGGTACAGTtagaaatatattgaaaatcCATTTACCAGCTTCCCCAAGTGATGATAGATGGGTGTGGACTCTTAGTCATTCTGGGAGTTATTCAGTAAAGATAGCTTATCACTCTCTCAATTCGGCTGCTATAATTGCGCCATCTTTGTCTCCTTTGTCTTCAGCTAATTGGAATAAGATTTGGCAGCTGAAGGTTCATGCCCGATTTCAACTCTTGTTATGGAAGTCTTTGTGGAATATGTTGCCTACGCGAG GGATGGGATTGTTGGTTGGGCTTCTATGGTCTTGA
- the LOC119988832 gene encoding actin-related protein 2/3 complex subunit 3-like isoform X2, giving the protein MVYHSSFIDVEGVDKACGCPLLPLKSHIKGPAPVSDEDRTDIVDEAITFFRANVFFRNFDIKSPADKLLIYLTFYINVALKRLEGCRTLAEGTKAIINLGLEKVPVPGEPVFPFPGLFPIAQSRQEADSSCSFSAL; this is encoded by the exons ATG GTTTATCACTCTagttttattgatgtggaaGGAGTTGACAAAGCTTGTGGGTGCCCGCTACTTCCTTTGAAAAGCCATATAAAGGGTCCTGCTCCAGTTTCAGATGAAG ATAGAACTGACATTGTTGATGAGGCAATTACATTCTTTCGAGCCAATGTCTTCTTCAGAAACTTTGATATTAAGAGTCCAGCTGATAAGCTCCTTATTTACCTAACATTCTACATCAATGTTGCTTTGAAGAGGCTTGAGGGCTGCAGAACTTTGGCTGAAGGGACCAAGGCAATCATTAACTTGGGTTTGGAGAAGGTTCCTGTTCCCGGAGAACCTGTATTTCCTTTTCCAGGTCTTTTCCCCATCGCTCAATCTCGGCAGGAAGCAG ATTCGTCTTGTTCATTTTCAGCATTGTAA
- the LOC119988832 gene encoding actin-related protein 2/3 complex subunit 3-like isoform X3: MVYHSSFIDVEGVDKACGCPLLPLKSHIKGPAPVSDEDRTDIVDEAITFFRANVFFRNFDIKSPADKLLIYLTFYINVALKRLEGCRTLAEGTKAIINLGLEKVPVPGEPVFPFPGLFPIAQSRQEAGHW; the protein is encoded by the exons ATG GTTTATCACTCTagttttattgatgtggaaGGAGTTGACAAAGCTTGTGGGTGCCCGCTACTTCCTTTGAAAAGCCATATAAAGGGTCCTGCTCCAGTTTCAGATGAAG ATAGAACTGACATTGTTGATGAGGCAATTACATTCTTTCGAGCCAATGTCTTCTTCAGAAACTTTGATATTAAGAGTCCAGCTGATAAGCTCCTTATTTACCTAACATTCTACATCAATGTTGCTTTGAAGAGGCTTGAGGGCTGCAGAACTTTGGCTGAAGGGACCAAGGCAATCATTAACTTGGGTTTGGAGAAGGTTCCTGTTCCCGGAGAACCTGTATTTCCTTTTCCAGGTCTTTTCCCCATCGCTCAATCTCGGCAGGAAGCAG GCCATTGGTAA
- the LOC119988828 gene encoding uncharacterized protein LOC119988828 isoform X1: MADNPKLEMSDSYDSCGSENKIGAQKISVLDHVNGFQYASADKSDSFVIDMESFCHGTNKDSAPNSRITLQRNLSRKGSMRSSDKKINANFNTNKCSNDRDTAIAALSPKGSCMTERPPTVVAVGTTDHSNNPQIHHQITITTPTTESRFPLGRNSFKRSTPSRILDPKRVLLIFATLSSMGTILLIYFTLSISKIGADDNVDLLQ, translated from the exons ATGGCGGATAATCCAAAGCTG GAGATGAGTGATTCCTATGATTCTTGTGGATCAGAGAACAAAATTGGTGCCCAGAAAATCTCTGTTTTGGATCATGTGAATGGATTTCAATACGCATCGGCCGATAAATCTGATAGCTTTGTGATCGACATGGAAAGCTTTTGCCATGGAACCAACAAAGATTCCGCCCCAAATTCCAGAATCACA TTGCAGAGGAACCTGTCCAGGAAAGGATCAATGCGGAGCAGCGACAAGAAGATCAACGCCAATTTCAATACAAACAAATGTTCAAACGATAGAGACACCGCCATTGCTGCTCTCTCACCCAAAG GGTCTTGCATGACTGAAAGACCCCCAACGGTGGTGGCGGTAGGGACCACTGATCATTCCAACAACCCACAAATTCATCATCAGATAACCATCACCACCCCCACCACCGAAAGCAGATTTCCCCTCGGGAGAAACAGTTTCAAGCGTTCGACGCCTTCGCGGATCCTCGATCCCAAAAGGGTTCTCCTAATATTTGCAACCTT GTCAAGCATGGGAACAATTTTGCTGATATACTTCACCCTTTCGATAAGCAAGATCGGCGCAGACGACAATGTTGACTTGCTGCAGTGA
- the LOC119988836 gene encoding cysteine-rich receptor-like protein kinase 29, whose amino-acid sequence MGFSGPHFGILILMYFIFFRITEADLLLRYFCLDEGNYTANSTYQANLDRVLSSFPNAENDYGFYNMSAGNDVKPNDCLSCISDATIELKTRCPGQKEAIIWFDYCMFRYSHRSIFGIMETSNTFYMRNNNNVLQEVDGFNRALSGLLTSLRIIAASGDSFRKFAAANATGPDFPTIYALVQCTPDLSESDCNYCLVRNFGDIPHCCQGKMGGRVVGPSCNFRFELGCFYDPSVSTPVASPPPPPAIPASPPPPSEGNSTTSEGKGSASNNTVIIIVISTTIPAILIICVCICIFLRGRKLKKKLESADEAVSEIGSADSLQYGFGTIRVATNNFSNANKLGQGGFGAVYKGTFPNGQEVAVKRLSKESSQGEVEFKNEILLLAKLQHRNLVRLMGFCYEREERVLIYEFMPNSSLSNFLSDYTKRAQLDWENRYNIIYGIARGLTYLLEESQHRIIHRDLKTSNILLDSGMNAKISDFGMAKLFATDQTRENMSKIVGT is encoded by the exons ATGGGCTTTTCAGGACCGCATTTTGGTATTCTGATTCTCATGTACTTCATTTTCTTCAGAATTACAGAGGCAGATCTCCTCCTCCGTTACTTCTGTTTAGATGAAGGCAACTATACTGCAAACAGTACCTACCAGGCAAATCTTGATCGGgtcctttcttcttttcccaACGCGGAAAACGATTATGGCTTCTACAATATGTCTGCGGGCAACGATGTTAAGCCGAATGATTGTCTTAGTTGCATAAGTGATGCTACTATTGAGCTCAAGACGCGATGTCCTGGCCAGAAAGAAGCAATTATATGGTTCGATTATTGCATGTTTCGTTATTCTCATCGCTCCATCTTCGGAATCATGGAAACTAGTAATACTTTTTACATGCGCAATAACAATAATGTATTACAAGAAGTGGATGGATTCAATCGGGCGCTGAGTGGCTTGTTAACTAGTCTAAGAATCATAGCTGCATCAGGTGATTCCTTTCGCAAGTTTGCTGCAGCAAATGCAACAGGTCCAGATTTCCCAACAATTTATGCCCTTGTCCAATGTACTCCTGATTTGTCTGAGTCGGACTGTAACTATTGCCTCGTCAGAAATTTTGGAGATATACCACATTGTTGCCAAGGGAAGATGGGGGGCAGGGTCGTTGGGCCAAGCTGCAATTTCAGGTTTGAGCTTGGGTGCTTCTATGACCCCTCAGTGAGCACACCGGTTGCATCTCCTCCCCCACCACCTGCAATCCCAGCATCTCCCCCACCACCATCAGAAGGTAACAGCACAACTT CAGAGGGCAAGGGCAGCGCATCTAATAACACCGTCATCATAATAGTTATTTCAACCACCATTCCTGCAATTCTTATTATCTGCGTCTGCATCTGCATCTTTTTAAGAGGAAGAAAGTTAAAAAAGAAACTTGAAT CTGCGGATGAAGCTGTCAGTGAGATTGGAAGCGCTGACTCCTTGCAATATGGTTTTGGCACCATTAGAGTTGCAACAAACAACTTCTCCAACGCCAATAAGCTCGGACAAGGTGGCTTTGGTGCTGTTTATAAG GGTACATTTCCAAACGGACAAGAAGTAGCCGTAAAGAGATTGTCAAAGGAATCTTCACAAGGAGAAGTAGAATTTAAGAATGAGATCCTGTTGTTGGCCAAGCTTCAGCATAGGAATTTGGTTAGACTCATGGGTTTCTGCTATGAACGAGAAGAAAGAGTTCTCATTTATGAGTTCATGCCTAACTCAAGCCTCAGCAACTTCCTATCGG ATTACACTAAGCGTGCACAATTGGATTGGGAAAATCgatacaatattatatatggCATAGCTCGAGGACTGACGTACTTGCTCGAAGAATCTCAACATCGAATTATTCATCGTGATCTCAAGACTAGTAACATCCTGTTAGATTCAGGAATGAATGCAAAAATTTCGGATTTTGGCATGGCAAAGTTGTTTGCGACTGATCAAACACGAGAGAACATGAGCAAAATCGTTGGGACCTAG
- the LOC119987965 gene encoding ubiquitin domain-containing protein 7SL RNA1-like, whose product MDIIFETQKGRQFTIEIGYFDSVLEIKEKVHKYHGIPVDKQTLVFNNQILPDEGDVASCVLLHNSRVQLFFLSEPEKPSQVKIEEINEPINRSLIQPALQGHRPYELVDNVDIGVNNNNNNNNNVRRPSPTPSRSGSAGPMMGGGSSRKLRLKVLTSCGKIPIEVNPTDNVGELRKELERMQQSLNFQLSPEGYFFICNQNVMEENRSFRWNHVVQGDTIEIFNGSVTGGP is encoded by the coding sequence ATGGATATCATCTTTGAAACCCAGAAAGGCCGCCAATTCACCATTGAAATTGGTTACTTTGACAGTGTTTTAGAGATCAAAGAGAAAGTACACAAGTACCATGGCATACCCGTAGACAAACAAACCCTAGTCTTCAACAACCAAATTCTCCCCGATGAAGGAGACGTAGCTTCTTGTGTATTGTTACACAACTCTCGTGTTCAGCTCTTCTTTCTCTCCGAACCCGAAAAACCATCCCAAGTCAAGATTGAGGAGATTAATGAACCTATCAATCGCTCACTTATTCAACCTGCATTGCAAGGCCACCGTCCTTATGAGCTCGTCGACAACGTTGATATTGGagtgaataataataataataataataataatgtgagAAGACCATCTCCAACACCTTCAAGGAGTGGCTCTGCTGGTCCTATGATGGGAGGAGGGTCATCTAGGAAGCTGAGGCTGAAGGTGCTGACAAGTTGTGGGAAAATACCTATTGAAGTGAATCCGACCGATAACGTGGGAGAGTTAAGGAAGGAGCTGGAGAGGATGCAACAGAGCCTGAATTTTCAGCTCTCTCCAGAAGGGTATTTCTTCATATGTAATCAGAATGTGATGGAGGAGAATCGTTCGTTCCGGTGGAACCATGTTGTTCAAGGTGATACCATAGAGATCTTCAATGGAAGCGTTACTGGCGGACCATGA
- the LOC119988831 gene encoding mavicyanin-like — MVSLMALCGACSGAVYRVGDSAGWTAMGGVDYNNWASSKTFHVGDTIVFEYETMFDNVKQVRENDFRTCNVSSPMVTYFSGSDSVTLNRPTNLYFTCDVPGHCEAGQKVEIRVLPASTGSSTSSPGPSTFTFVNSGSPSTDMQPHPAHKRTTSNPCDDSFVLFILLVRRLWMTVLLVLVLLELYQIKKKNNNNV; from the exons ATGGTTTCTTTGATGGCTCTTTGTGGAGCCTGCTCTGGTGCTGTTTACAGAGTTGGTGACTCTGCTGGGTGGACTGCCATGGGCGGTGTTGATTACAACAACTGGGCTTCTTCTAAGACCTTCCATGTCGGTGACACTATTG TTTTTGAATACGAAACAATGTTTGACAATGTGAAGCAAGTGAGGGAGAATGATTTTCGGACCTGCAACGTCTCATCTCCGATGGTTACTTACTTCAGCGGCAGTGACTCTGTCACCCTGAACAGGCCAACCAACCTCTACTTCACATGTGATGTCCCTGGACACTGCGAAGCGGGCCAAAAGGTCGAGATTAGGGTCCTTCCAGCTTCAACTGGAAGCTCAACTTCAAGCCCAGGCCCAAGTACTTTTACTTTTGTTAATTCTGGGTCACCCTCCACCGATATGCAACCTCACCCAGCCCATAAGAGGACCACGTCTAATCCCTGTGACGACTCATTCGTGTTGTTTATTTTGCTTGTCCGTCGATTATGGATGACTGTGCTTCTCGTTTTAGTATTACTGGAATTGTATCAaattaagaagaagaataataataatgtttga
- the LOC119987966 gene encoding uncharacterized protein LOC119987966 gives MESKKITIHTLTGKRFTLEATSTHLIYDVKLTICVKEGIPLNQQRLIYNGEQLDSWRTLDYYEIGEDPIHLVLRMRGGGTNAEDISLEGVESAIRNLQQIEAFVFLIPLLQLLLFVLGSLRRSRHNAMFQLFIRIVHVLSAFFISKAISKMLSASFINGLFPIWAVFLVRFYGGTDSISVYSIEDNRSVKTFNWIILGLSSSVILLFVKYQTFGLPLFVFLVLTGFKTWERAAVQNSASNGLAKDTKVIADFVNYEDQLYIEDFVTDEHDFGIDDPTDMGMYNYLVQFEETNVEAHPTLYQKRFKNKEEVVTIGKIWHCKGELLSATGDPDERLKDICLSFAWFNLLRCRFAQYSLSDQTKRKLSTHVHKVLGSGNNYHRIFRVIELELAFLYDSFYTTYPTIFRFPIYKFVDLLVSIAGCCIAAFSLRNYEPANQYLSGVTVFGYNVGRVVTGSAIGIFAVIEIGEFLRILYSDWAKVMLICCYVQRSKWQRSNFIEKVLRFICNRRLLKPWEEVLGQYSLLESFDHNPNALLYNSFTSAFIDIPRNGQKESARIKLSLEVKQVVSHFVQLSYIRPVTNGLSSLQQNENYGDLISACKLESPVHVIMVWHIATSVCEMESSQTNQGMERDGDFIMAPAIQRMEAKGDTNFIVATSLSKYCAYLVAFCPRLLPCHAYSTEFIFDRVVCEGREYLEGCHSKPSRYQKIMALGPGENILRRGAELAKHLQTIEEPTRWQILADFWAEMMLFVAISDDETAHAEYLAKGGEFVTHLWALLYHAGATKQDWTEMDV, from the coding sequence ATGGAATCAAAGAAGATCACTATCCATACTCTTACTGGGAAGCGGTTTACTTTGGAGGCTACAAGCACTCACCTCATCTACGATGTGAAGTTGACGATTTGTGTTAAGGAGGGGATTCCGCTGAATCAACAGAGGCTAATCTATAACGGTGAACAGCTAGATAGCTGGCGAACCTTGGATTACTATGAAATCGGCGAGGATCCTATTCATCTAGTTTTACGCATGCGAGGAGGAGGGACTAATGCAGAGGACATTAGCTTGGAAGGGGTCGAGTCTGCAATTCGTAACCTACAACAAATCGAGgcatttgtatttttaattccCCTATTACAATTGTTACTTTTTGTGCTTGGATCATTGAGGCGTAGTCGTCACAACGCTATGTTCCAACTCTTCATACGGATAGTCCATGTTCTCTCTGCCTTTTTTATATCGAAAGCCATAAGCAAGATGCTATCTGCTTCTTTCATTAATGGATTGTTTCCTATTTGGGCAGTTTTCTTGGTCAGATTTTATGGAGGTACTGATTCCATCTCTGTCTACAGTATTGAAGATAACAGATCCGTGAAGACCTTTAATTGGATTATTCTAGGTCTGTCGTCTTCAGTGATCCTTTTGTTTGTCAAGTACCAAACATTTGGGCTGCCTCTATTTGTCTTTTTGGTTCTCACTGGTTTTAAGACTTGGGAGAGAGCTGCAGTCCAAAATTCTGCAAGCAATGGTTTGGCAAAAGACACAAAAGTAATTGCGGATTTCGTGAACTATGAGGATCAATTATATATTGAAGATTTTGTTACCGATGAGCACGACTTTGGGATAGATGATCCAACGGACATGGGAATGTACAATTATCTAGTGCAATTTGAGGAGACAAATGTTGAAGCTCATCCAACACTCTACCAGAAGCGTTTCAAGAATAAAGAAGAAGTTGTTACAATTGGCAAGATCTGGCATTGCAAAGGTGAGCTTTTAAGCGCTACAGGAGACCCAGATGAAAGACTCAAGGAcatttgtctttcttttgcaTGGTTTAACTTGCTCCGCTGTAGATTTGCACAGTACTCCTTGTCAGATCAGACCAAGAGGAAGTTGAGCACACATGTTCATAAGGTACTCGGCTCAGGTAATAATTATCACAGAATATTCAGAGTGATTGAACTAGAACTCGCATTTCTCTATGATTCTTTCTACACAACGTACCCCACTATCTTTAGATTCCCAATATATAAATTTGTTGATCTACTTGTTTCCATAGCCGGTTGCTGCATTGCAGCATTCTCTCTAAGAAACTATGAACCAGCCAATCAATACTTGAGTGGTGTCACAGTTTTTGGCTACAATGTTGGTAGAGTTGTTACAGGTTCAGCGATAGGTATTTTCGCTGTTATTGAAATTGGCGAGTTTCTCCGCATTTTATATTCAGATTGGGCAAAGGTGATGTTAATTTGCTGCTATGTCCAACGTTCCAAATGGCAGAGGtctaattttattgaaaaagtgTTGAGATTTATATGCAACAGGCGACTGTTAAAGCCATGGGAAGAAGTGCTCGGTCAATACTCTCTTCTAGAGTCCTTTGATCATAATCCTAATGCCTTGCTATACAATTCCTTCACTAGCGCTTTTATTGATATTCCTCGAAATGGCCAGAAAGAAAGTGCCCGTATCAAACTATCTTTAGAAGTGAAGCAAGTagtttcacattttgtgcagcTAAGTTACATCCGCCCAGTAACAAATGGATTAAGTTCATTGCAGCAAAATGAAAATTACGGTGATCTTATTTCAGCGTGTAAACTTGAATCACCTGTTCATGTTATCATGGTCTGGCATATAGCCACCAGTGTTTGTGAAATGGAGTCATCACAAACCAACCAAGGAATGGAAAGAGACGGGGATTTCATTATGGCACCAGCCATTCAACGGATGGAAGCAAAAGGAGATACAAATTTTATTGTGGCAACTTCCTTGTCAAAGTACTGCGCCTATTTAGTGGCATTTTGCCCAAGATTGTTACCTTGTCATGCTTATTCTACGGAGTTCATTTTCGACCGGGTAGTTTGTGAAGGAAGGGAATATCTAGAGGGATGCCACTCCAAGCCCAGTAGGTACCAAAAGATTATGGCATTAGGTCCTGGAGAAAATATTCTGAGAAGAGGTGCTGAACTTGCGAAGCACTTGCAAACGATAGAAGAACCTACACGATGGCAGATTTTGGCCGATTTCTGGGCAGAGATGATGTTGTTTGTAGCAATCTCAGACGATGAAACAGCTCACGCAGAGTACCTAGCAAAGGGGGGAGAGTTCGTGACTCACTTGTGGGCTTTGCTCTATCATGCCGGAGCCACAAAGCAAGACTGGACAGAGATGGATGTTTGA